Proteins encoded in a region of the Anopheles ziemanni chromosome 2, idAnoZiCoDA_A2_x.2, whole genome shotgun sequence genome:
- the LOC131293721 gene encoding putative nuclease HARBI1, whose protein sequence is MFSGVVFVVNHGCDDDSDEENVMDLVAHQRRLRKEVDPLELPEKTFILNFRVSKALFLELDGLIADSIAPKHNRGLSPRVKLAATLRFLAQGSYQQSVANDFAVPIGQSTFLKVLEQTLNVLESKLAHLISLEMTEDEKSEARRYFFEKMGIPGVVMCVDGSHIKIIPPHEDPVLYYNRKGFYSLNALMICDHSKKIRYVNARFSGSNHDSFIFNNSTCMGFFEDKWRNGERMFKLLGDSAYASKPWLIKPFRNPDPDTPESSFNLKHSRGRSIIEQTFGSLKNRFRCILGARQLHYAPPKCVKIVNVCCALHNLCIRAGLPEIED, encoded by the exons ATGTTTTCGGGAGTGGTATTCGTCGTTAATCATGGCTGCGATGACGACAGTGACGAAGAAAACGTTATGGATTTGGTGGCACATCAAAGAAGACTACGCAAGGAAGTAGATCCTCTTGAATTACCGGAAAAAAC ATTTATTCTAAATTTCAGGGTTTCAAAGGCGCTCTTCCTTGAATTAGATGGTTTGATAGCCGATTCGATTGCCCCGAAGCACAATCGGGGGCTTTCTCCCCGAGTAAAATTGGCTGCAACTTTGAGATTCTTAGCTCAAGGTTCATACCAGCAAAGTGTGGCCAATGATTTTGCTGTTCCAATCGGGCAATCGACATTTTTGAAAGTATTGGAACAAACTTTGAATGTGTTGGAATCCAAGCTGGCACACCTCATATCGCTAGAAATGACGGAAGATGAGAAATCAGAGGCACGGagatatttttttgaaaaaatgggTATACCAGGTGTAGTTATGTGTGTCGACGGGTcgcatataaaaataatacctcCGCATGAAGATCCCGTTTTGTATTATAATCGCAAAGGATTTTACAGCCTTAATGCGTTAATG ATTTGTGACCACAGCAAAAAAATTCGATATGTAAATGCGAGGTTCAGTGGATCGAACCAcgattcgtttatttttaataatagcACGTGCATGGGTTTCTTTGAAGACAAGTGGAGAAATGGCGAGAGAATGTTTAAGCTATTAG GTGACTCTGCATATGCTTCAAAGCCATGGCTTATAAAGCCGTTTAGAAATCCGGATCCCGACACGCCCGAATCATCGTTCAATTTGAAGCACTCTAGAGGGCGTTCAATAATTGAACAAACTTTTGGATCGCTGAAAAATAGATTTAGGTGCATACTGGGTGCGCGACAGCTTCATTATGCTCCACCGAAGTGTGTCAAAATAGTGAATGTATGCTGTGCGCTGCACAATTTATGCATTCGTGCAGGATTACCCGAAATTGAAGATTAG